One genomic segment of Odocoileus virginianus isolate 20LAN1187 ecotype Illinois chromosome 17, Ovbor_1.2, whole genome shotgun sequence includes these proteins:
- the KRT33A gene encoding keratin, type I cuticular Ha3-I, translating into MSYNFCLPNLSFRSSCSSRPCVPSSCCGTTLPGACNIPANVGSCNWFCEGSFNGNEKETMQFLNDRLASYLEKVRQLERENAELESRILERSQQQEPLVCPNYQSYFQTIEELQQKILCSKSENARLVVQIDNAKLASDDFRTKYETEVSLRQLVEADLNGLRRILDELTLCKSDLEAQVESLKEELICLKQNHEQEVNTLRSQLGDRLNVEVDAAPTVDLNRVLNETRAQYEALVETNRRDVEEWYIRQTEELNKQVVSSSEQLQSCQAEIIELRRTVNALEVELQAQHNLRDSLENTLTETEARYSCQLAQVQGLIGNVESQLAEIRSDLERQNQEYQVLLDVRARLECEINTYRGLLDSEDCKLPCNPCATTNACERPIGPCISNPCVSRARCGPCNTFVH; encoded by the exons ATGTCTTACAACTTCTGCCTGCCCAACCTGAGCTTCCGCTCCAGCTGCTCCTCCAGGCCCTGCGTGCCCTCCAGCTGCTGTGGTACCACCCTGCCCGGGGCCTGCAACATCCCTGCCAATGTGGGCAGCTGCAACTGGTTCTGCGAGGGCTCCTTCAATGGCAATGAGAAGGAGACCATGCAGTTCCTGAACGACCGGCTGGCCAGCTACCTGGAGAAGGTGCGGCAGCTGGAGCGGGAGAACGCGGAGCTGGAGAGCCGCATCCTGGAGCGGAGCCAGCAGCAGGAGCCCCTCGTGTGCCCCAACTACCAGTCCTACTTCCAGACCATCGAGGAGCTCCAGCAGAAG ATCCTGTGCAGCAAGTCTGAGAATGCCAGGTTGGTGGTACAGATTGACAATGCCAAGCTGGCCTCAGATGACTTCAGGACCAA GTACGAGACAGAGGTGTCCTTGAGGCAGCTGGTGGAGGCAGACCTGAATGGCCTGCGTAGGATCCTGGATGAACTGACCCTGTGCAAGTCTGACCTGGAGGCCCAGGTGGAGTCCCTGAAGGAGGAGCTGATCTGCCTCAAGCAGAACCACGAGCAG GAAGTCAACACCCTGCGGAGCCAGCTGGGAGACCGCCTCAATGTGGAGGTGGACGCCGCCCCCACTGTGGACCTCAACCGCGTGCTCAACGAGACCAGGGCTCAGTATGAGGCCTTGGTGGAGACCAACCGCAGGGACGTGGAGGAATGGTACATCAGGCAG ACTGAGGAGCTGAACAAGCAGGTGGTGTCCAGCTCAGAGCAGCTGCAGTCCTGCCAGGCAGAGATCATCGAGCTGAGACGCACGGTCAACGCCCTGGAGGTGGAACTGCAGGCCCAGCACAACCTG AGAGACTCCCTGGAGAACACCCTGACGGAGACGGAGGCTCGCTACAGCTGCCAGCTGGCCCAGGTGCAGGGCCTGATCGGCAACGTGGAGTCACAGCTGGCGGAGATCAGGAGTGACCTGGAGCGACAGAACCAGGAGTACCAGGTGCTGCTGGATGTGCGGGCCCGGCTGGAGTGTGAGATCAACACATACCGGGGGCTGCTGGACAGCGAGGACTGCAA gctcccctgcaaCCCGTGTGCTACCACCAACGCTTGTGAAAGGCCCATCGGGCCCTGCATCTCCAATCCTTGTGTCTCACGTGCTCGGTGTGGACCTTGCAACACCTTTGTTCACTAG